A single Sorex araneus isolate mSorAra2 chromosome 8, mSorAra2.pri, whole genome shotgun sequence DNA region contains:
- the LOC101552858 gene encoding cytochrome P450 2G1-like produces the protein MELGGALSIFLALCLSCLFILAAWKRTSKGGKMPPGPTPIPFLGNILQVGLGATYQSFMKLREKYGSVFTVYMGPRPVVVLCGHEAVKEALVDKADDFSGRGKVTLLERNFQGYGVGMSNGERWKILRHFSLTILRDFGMGKRSIEERIQEEAGFLLEELRKTKGNPIKPTFFLSRTVSNVISSVVFGSRFDYEDKQFLKLIQILKEIPMEMNTLWAQLYDMYSGVMQYLPGRHNRAYYLMEDLKDFIAQKIKTNEASLDPQNPRDFIDCFLIKMHQDKNNPQTEFNFKNLLLTTLGLFFAGTGSVSATLHYGLLLLMKHPKVEAKIHEEIDQVIGPHRIPSVNDRVKMPYTNAMIHEIQRVIDLLPMGIPHNVIRDTEFRGYLLPKGTDVFPLLGSVLKDPKYFRYPDTFYPEHFLDAKGHFKNNEAFVPFSTGKRVCLGEAMARMELFLYFTSILQNFSLRPLVPPAEINNTPKISGFGSISPTNELCLLAR, from the exons ATGGAGCTGGGAGGGGCCCTCTCCATCTTTCTGGCACTCTGCTTGTCTTGCCTGTTCATCCTGGCTGCCTGGAAGAGGACCAGCAAGGGTGGGAAGATGCCCCCTGGCCCTACACCAATACCCTTTCTGGGGAACATTCTGCAAGTCGGTCTTGGAGCCACCTATCAGTCTTTCATGAAG CTCAGGGAGAAATATGGCTCAGTATTCACTGTATACATGGGACCTCGACCAGTAGTTGTTTTATGTGGTCATGAAGCAGTGAAGGAGGCCCTTGTAGACAAGGCAGATGACTTCAGTGGCCGTGGAAAAGTGACTTTACTAGAGCGAAACTTCCAAGGTTATG GTGTTGGTATGTCTAACGGAGAACGATGGAAGATTCTTCGACACTTCTCACTGACAATTCTTCGGGACTTCGGAATGGGAAAGAGAAGCATTGAGGAGAGGATCCAAGAAGAGGCTGGTTTCTTGTTAGAGGAATTACGAAAGACCAAAG GTAACCCCATCAAACCCACTTTCTTCCTGAGCCGCACTGTCTCCAATGTCATCAGTTCTGTGGTCTTTGGAAGTCGCTTTGACTATGAGGACAAGCAGTTCCTGAAGCTGATTCAGATACTCAAGGAGATTCCCATGGAGATGAACACGCTCTGGGCACAG CTATATGACATGTATTCTGGGGTCATGCAATATTTGCCAGGAAGACATAATCGTGCTTACTACTTAATGGAGGATCTCAAGGATTTCATTGCCCAAAAAATCAAGACCAACGAAGCATCCCTTGATCCACAAAACCCTCGAGACTTCATTGACTGCTTCCTCATCAAGATGCACCAG GATAAAAATAATCCCCAAACAGAATTCAATTTCAAGAACCTGCTTCTCACCACTCTCGGCCTCTTCTTTGCTGGCACCGGGAGTGTGAGTGCTACATTACACTATGGACTGCTACTGCTGATGAAGCACCCAAAGGTGGAAG CCAAGATCCATGAAGAGATTGATCAAGTGATTGGGCCACACCGGATCCCAAGTGTAAATGATCGCGTCAAGATGCCCTACACGAACGCTATGATCCATGAGATACAGAGGGTAATAGATCTCTTACCCATGGGTATTCCTCACAATGTCATCCGAGATACCGAATTCCGAGGCTACCTTCTGCCCAAG GGTACAGATGTGTTCCCCCTGCTTGGCTCAGTCCTCAAGGACCCCAAGTATTTCCGATACCCAGATACCTTCTATCCTGAGCATTTCTTGGATGCGAAGGGCCATTTCAAGAATAATGAAGCCTTTGTACCCTTTTCCACTG GAAAGCGTGTCTGCCTTGGGGAGGCCATGGCCAGAATGGAACTCTTTCTCTACTTCACCTCCATCCTTCAGAACTTCTCCCTGCGCCCTCTGGTGCCACCTGCTGAAATTAATAACACACCAAAGATCTCAGGTTTTGGCAGCATATCTCCCACCAATGAGCTCTGCCTCCTGGCCCGCTAA